From one Asterias amurensis chromosome 14, ASM3211899v1 genomic stretch:
- the LOC139946944 gene encoding uncharacterized protein — translation MWWTVKLVSSKNKLILIKNGSLILNKNGSHIFIVAIVAVSAYLDGTGRKIKVSFDDGSSLQLSLDDFSPEDTSLKADLKASNFAEQFAKKFSGQLKPAASKTKFKKKHLAAALFGGLLAVAAAPIALAAVGFTAGGVAAGSIAAGMMSSAAIANGGAIAAGSTVAVLQSVGAAGLGAAGTAAVGGAGAAVGAAVSAVVDAVRVKKSSKE, via the exons ATGTGGTGGACTGTGAAACTTGTCtcttctaaaaacaaactcattCTTATCAAAAATGGCAGTCTAATCCTAAATAAAAATGGCTCTCACATTTTCATCGTGGCCATAGTGGCTGTCAGTGCATATTTGGATGGAACTGGAAGAAAAATTAAg GTCAGTTTTGACGATGGGTCGAGCCTACAGCTTTCCCTGGATGATTTCAGCCCAGAAGACACCAGTTTGAAGGCAGATTTGAAGGCATCAAACTTTGCCGAGCAGTTTGCTAAGAAGTTTTCAGGCCAATTAAAGCCAGCTGCTTCTAAAACTA aatTCAAGAAGAAACATCTTGCAGCAGCACTTTTTGGCGGATTACTTGCTGTTGCTGCAGCTCCAATTGCACTCGCTGCTGTAGGATTTACAGCGGGTGGAGTAGCAGCAGGATCCATTGCAGCAGGCATGATGTCTTCTGCAGCAATTGCAAATGGTGGCGCTATTGCAGCAGGAAGTACAGTGGCTGTTCTGCAGTCAGTTGGAGCTGCAGGGTTAGGAGCTGCAGGTACTGCTGCAGTTGGTGGTGCTGGTGCAGCAGTTGGGGCTGCTGTTTCTGCTGTAGTAGATGCAGTTAGGGTCAAGAAGTCCTCTAAGGAATGA